The Proteus sp. ZN5 genome includes the window GTTTAGCTGTTATTCTCACCCTCTGTTCCCTTAAGGGAACTGTAAGGTAAAACTGTCGTCTAAACGGAAAAGTTCTTATCTGCCTTCTTTTTGTTATTTATTATGACGCAGTTAATGGGCATATATGAATTTTTCTAAATCAAACGTCGAAAAACAAGAAAATGAGGTTTATGTTCTTGTTATTGCTAACTAGAATTAATCATCCAGTAAAATAGATTTATTGGTATAAATTCCTTTAAAATAGCATTTATTATTTTTTCGACTGAATCAACCCATTAGATTAAAGGTGATCCTTTTGCAAGGTTCTGAATTACAGCAATTTATTATTGATAAACTTGAAGATTCTAAGGCCCAAGACATTATTGCATTAGATGTCCGCGGAAAATCAAGTGTAACTGATTACATGATTATTTGTACGGGTACATCAAGCAGACATCTCATGTCAGTTGCAGATAATCTCGTTGATGATTGCCGCGAAGCGGGATTACAACCTTTAGGTGTTGAAGGACAAGGCGTTTCTGACTGGATTGTCGTTGATCTTGGCGAAGCCATGGTACACGTTATGCAAGAAGATAGTCGCCGTATGTACGAACTTGAAAAACTCTGGAGCTGAGTTTGAAATTACAGCTCATTGCCGTTGGTACAAAAATGCCGGACTGGATACAGACCGGCTTTATAGATTATCTTAATCGGTTCCCCAAAGACATGCCTTTAGAACTTATCGAAATCCCCGCAGGTAAGCGAGGAAAGAATGCAGATATTAAACGTATTCTCGAAAAAGAAGGTGAACAGATGTTAGCCGCAGTAGGTAAAGGAAATCGTATCGTCACCCTCGATATTCCTGGCGCTCGCTGGGATACGCCCAAACTTGCAGAACAACTTGATCGATGGAAGCTTGATGGTAGAAATGTCAGCTTACTCATTGGTGGTCCTGAAGGACTAGCACCCGCTTGTAAAGCTGCGGCTGAACAAAGCTGGTCTTTATCGCCTTTAACAATGCCACATCCTCTTGTTCGTGTCGTGGTTGCAGAAAGCCTTTATCGAGCATGGAGCATTACCACAAACCATCCTTATCATCGTGAATAATCAATAAATTGGCGGGTCAGTAAGTGAAGTCAAATGGGATGAAAAGAAAAAAACGTACCCCGTTTCGAGATTATACTGCGGAATCAAAGCTATTTATCCGACGTGTGATTGTCGCATTTTCAGTAATTATTATATTGAGTGGTGTTTTGGTTTTTAACCTCAACCACTTACAGATCGCTCGCCATGATGATTATCAGACACGTTCAAATGATAACCGAATTAAATTAGTACCGATTGCTCCCAGCAGAGGCATTATTTACGATCGCAAAGGTATCCCTCTTGCGCTCAATCGTACTATCTACCAATTAGAAGTTGTGCCTGAAAAGGTAGCAAACCTACAAGAAACTCTGGAAAGTTTAAGGGATGTTGTTGACTTAACTGACGAAGATATTGCTGCATTTGAAAAAGAGCGCAAGCGCTCACGTCGATTTAGCTCTATCGCCTTAAAAACAACATTAAGCCAAGTACAAGTCGCGCGCTTTGCTATCAACCAATACCGCTATCCCGGCTTAGAAATCAAAGGCTATCAACGTCGTTATTATCCTTATGGTTCAGCATTAACGCATGTGATTGGTTACGTCGCAAAAATTAATGATAAAGATGTTGAACGTCTTGATAAAGAAGGTTTATCACCTAACTATGCTGCAACTCATGATATCGGCAAGTTAGGCATCGAACGTTATTATGAATCTACTTTGCACGGCACAACCGGCTATGAAGAGGTTGAAGTTAATAGCCGTGGTCGAGTTATTCGCCAATTACACGAACAACCGCCACAGGCAGGTAAAGATATTTATCTTACCATCGACCTTGAACTGCAAACCTATATTGAAACATTACTCACGACAAGCCGAGCTGCGGTTGTAGTAACCGATCCTCGCAATGGTGAAATTTTAGCGCTGGTATCAAACCCTAGCTACGATCCAAACTTATTTGTTGGTGGAATTTCAAATACAGAGTATCAAGGGTTACTAAACAACCCTGATAGGCCGCTGATCAACCGAACAACTCAAGGTCTTTATCCTCCTGCATCAACCGTGAAACCCTTTATGTCTGTTGCGGCATTGAGTGAAGGTGTAATCACAGCCAATACAACAATTCATGATCCCGGCTGGTGGCAACTCCCTGGCTCTGAAAAACGTTATCGAGATTGGAAGCGTTGGGGACATGGAAAACTTAATGTCACAAAATCTATCGTAGAATCTGCGGATACTTTCTTCTACCAAGTTGCTTATGATATGGGAATTGATCGTATATCAACTTGGATGAGTCGCTTTGGCTATGGCGAATATACAGGTATTGATCTCTCTGAAGAGCGCAATGGCATCATGCCAACACGTGAGTGGAAACAGCAACGTTATAAAAAGCCTTGGTATCAAGGTGACACGATCCCAGTAGGTATTGGGCAAGGTTATTGGACAGCAACGCCAATTCAAATGGCGAAAGCTTTAATGACATTGATTAATGATGGTCAAGTTAAAACCCCTCACCTACTTTACGGTACAAAACTAGGCAATGAAATGTTGCCTTATGTTGATACTGAAACCCGCCAAATTGGCGATATCAACTCAGGTTATTGGGAGCTAGCAAAACACGGTATGTATGGTGTAGCTAACTTCCCAAATGGTACGGGTCGCCGAAGTTTTGCTGATGCACCTTATAAAGCAGCAGCAAAATCGGGAACTGCACAGGTGTTTAGTTACGAAACCTACAATGCGAGTCAATTGGCAGAACATCTTCGTGACCACAAGTTAATGATTGCCTTTGCGCCTTATGATAAGCCAACTGTAGCCATCTCTATTATCCTAGAAAATGGTGGTGCAGGCCCTTCTGTCGGTGATATTACAAGACAAATTCTTGACCACATTCTCCTTGGTGATAACAACACTGTATTGCCAGCTTCTCCACCAGCACCACGTGGTTCAGAGGAATAATACTCATGACTGAAAATAATAAGAAAAAATCCTTCTGGACACGGATCCATATCGACCCGTTATTCTTACTTTGTATTATTGCGTTATTAGGATACAGCGCATTTATTATGTGGAGTGCCAGCGGGCAAGATCCAGAAATGATGCAACGTAAGTTAGGACAGATTGCTATGGGTTTCATGATCATGATAGTCATGGCGCAAATCCCACCAAGAGTCTATGAAAGCTGGGCTCCTCATCTCTATTTCTTTTGTGTTATTTTACTTATTCTCGTTGATGTCTTTGGGCAAATCAGTAAAGGAGCACAACGTTGGCTAGATTTAGGTATTGTTCGTTTTCAGCCTTCAGAAATCGCTAAAATAGCTGTGCCTTTAATGGTTGCTCGATTTATGAATCGCGATGTGTGCCCTCCTACATTGCGTAATACAGCTATTGCTCTAGTTCTTATTTTTGTACCAACATTATTAGTCGCAGCACAGCCCGATTTGGGAACATCCATTCTTGTTGCCGCATCGGGTTTATTTGTTCTTTTTCTTGCAGGAATGAGCTGGCGACTTATCACTGTGGCTATTATTCTTGTTGCCGCCTTTATCCCCATACTCTGGTTTTTCCTTATGCATGATTACCAGCAAGCACGGGTAATGATGCTTCTCGACCCTGAATCAGATCCGCTTGGGGCAGGATATCATATCATCCAATCTAAAATTGCCATTGGTTCTGGTGGATTACATGGAAAAGGATGGTTACAAGGCACGCAATCTCAATTAGAATTCTTACCAGAGCGCCATACAGACTTTATTTTTGCTGTATTGGCAGAAGAACTCGGATTAATTGGTGTTTTGATACTACTGACTCTTTATATACTCTTAATCGCGCGGGGCCTTTACCTTGCAACGAAAGCACAAAATACATTTGGTAGAGTAATGATTGGCGGATTAATGCTAATTTTCTTTGTCTATGTCTTTGTCAACATAGGAATGGTGAGTGGTATTCTTCCTGTTGTCGGTGTTCCGTTACCGCTGATGAGTTATGGAGGCTCGGCCCTGATTGTATTAATGGCAGGGTTTGGTATCGTGATGTCGATTCATACACACCGAAAACTACTATCGAAAAGTTTATAATGAGGTTTTTATGCGTCTGCAATGGGTTTTGATTGGTATCAGTGCATTGCTACTGTCGGGGTGTGTTGTTGATAAACCGAATACCAATAAACCGCCAGCACCATTACCCAATGTGCCAGCTCAACGTGTTCTCGGTGCAGAGCCACGTTACGAGCCTTATCATCCTACGGCAAATCAAGATTATCGAAAAAATGGGGTGGTTTACCGTATTGTGACTGATCCTGCAAACTTTAGTGAGCGAGGAGAAGCAGTTGTCTATGATAGTTTAGCGATGAGTCGTTTAACTACCATTGGTGAACGCGTTAATCCCTATGAATTTGCGGTCGCTCATCCTACATTACCGATCCCAAGCTATGCGAAAATCACAAACTTGCTTAATGGGCGCACAATGGTTGTACGTATTAATGACCGAGGCCCTTACGTTAATGGAAAACAGATCCAAGTCACTCCAGCGGTTTCTGATAGCTTACGTTTAATGCCGACAACTCCATTGCTTATTGAAGGGATTGTTGTTGACCAAAGTGGCCATATGAGCGGTGTTGGTACTCATGGTGCACAGATAGAAAAGAAAACGACTGCATTACCTGAGCGCCCTAATTTTAATGCTCAGCCAGCAACAGTAACACCAGCGCCATTAACAACATCAACACCCGTCAACAACAATATGCCTGTTGAGCCATCGACTCCTGCACAAGTAAAAGCGCCTACTCCAGTTCCGGCACCCGTTCCAACGCCAGTACCTGCAAAAACGGAAGCGCCAAAACCTGTATTATCCTCAAATTCCATAGCACAAGGCTTTTATGTCCAAGTTGGTGCTCTCAGTAACGAAAATAATGCACAATTTTGGCTCAATGATTTATCGTCGTTATTTAACACTCAAGGTGTGATCAACAAAACAGATGGATTATATAAAGTACAACTCGGCCCTTATTCATCTAAAGATCAAGCCGAAACGATAAAAAATAAGCTAAAACAAGTTAAAGATATCACTGGGTTTATTATTACCCAATAAAGGATAATTTTACGTAAAATCCTTTTTATATCAGCAAATTCAAGCGTAGAATCGTCTGGATTTGCTGATATTTTATTTATCAGTCCCTATTTTTCCCTGAATTTTCGGATTAAACAAACAGAATGAAACAGATACCCCCAGCAAAATTACTAAGAACAAGCCTATTAAGCGCCACTTTTGCTTTACTCACAGTAAGCCATCAAAGTATTGCGGAAGATTCCCTAAAAACAATGATACCTGCTGTTCCTAGTATCGAAGCCGAATCTTATATTCTTATTGATTATAATTCTGGGAAAGTACTGGCTGAAATGAACGCTGACGTTCGCCGTGATCCTGCAAGTTTAACCAAAATGATGACCAGTTATGTTATTGGTCAATCTATTCGTGCTGGTAAAATCTCTAATAGCGATATCGTACCCATTGGTGAAGAAGCATGGGCAACGGGTAATCCTGTTTTTCGTGGCTCTTCTTTAATGTTCTTAAAACCGGGTGATCAAGTTACCGTTGCGCAGTTAACGCGTGGTATTAACTTACAATCAGGTAATGATGCTTGTGTCGCAATGGCCTCTTATGTTGCAGGCAGCCAAGATACATTTGTGACCATGATGAACGATTATGTCAAACGTCTCGGTTTACAAAATACACAGTTCCAAACTGTTCATGGTCTTGATGCTCCGGGACAATATAGCTCGGCTCGCGATATGGCACTAATTGGTGCTGCATTAATTCGCGATGTACCCGATGAATATGCCATCTATAAAGAAAAAGAGTACACCTACAACAATATCCGTCAAACTAACCGAAATGGTTTGTTGTGGGATAGCAGTTTAAATGTTGATGGTATTAAAACAGGTCATACTGCATCAGCAGGTTATAACCTCGTTGCGTCTGCAACTGAAGGCGATATGCGTTTAATTTCTGCAGTTATGGGTGGTCATTCATCTAAAGGCCGTGATGCCGAAAGTAAAAAATTACTTACTTGGGGTTTTCGTTTCTTTGAAACCGTAAAGCCATTGCAAGTAGGTAAAGAATTCGCAGCAGAGCCTATCTGGTATGGTGAAACAGATAAAGTACAATTAGGGGTAGATAAAGATGTTTATTTAACTATTCCTCGCGGTCGTTTAAAAGATTTAAAAGCGAGCTATATTCTTGATAATGTAGAATTACATGCACCAGTGACTAAAAACCAAGTTGTTGGAACAATTAATTTTCAACTTGATGGACAAGTTATCGAACAGCGCCCGTTAGTTGTGATGAATGAAGTAAAAGAAGGCGGTTTCTTTAGCCGTATTATCGACTATATCAAATTATTATTCTCACACTGGTTTGGCTAAGACTTGAAAAAGGTAAATGTGACCACATATAATTTTTATACAGATATTGGCAGAAACACATTTACCATTCCCATATTTACCCTAATTACCAGTATCGCATTCCTTATTATGTAAGGAATGCGCTTTTTATTTGCTAAGATTAGGTGTAGAAATAAATTATTAAAACAACAGCACCTGTTGTCTTAAGGAATTACATTATGATGAAAA containing:
- the rlmH gene encoding 23S rRNA (pseudouridine(1915)-N(3))-methyltransferase RlmH, which encodes MKLQLIAVGTKMPDWIQTGFIDYLNRFPKDMPLELIEIPAGKRGKNADIKRILEKEGEQMLAAVGKGNRIVTLDIPGARWDTPKLAEQLDRWKLDGRNVSLLIGGPEGLAPACKAAAEQSWSLSPLTMPHPLVRVVVAESLYRAWSITTNHPYHRE
- the rsfS gene encoding ribosome silencing factor, with the translated sequence MILLQGSELQQFIIDKLEDSKAQDIIALDVRGKSSVTDYMIICTGTSSRHLMSVADNLVDDCREAGLQPLGVEGQGVSDWIVVDLGEAMVHVMQEDSRRMYELEKLWS
- the mrdB gene encoding peptidoglycan glycosyltransferase MrdB (rod shape-determining protein RodA) — protein: MTENNKKKSFWTRIHIDPLFLLCIIALLGYSAFIMWSASGQDPEMMQRKLGQIAMGFMIMIVMAQIPPRVYESWAPHLYFFCVILLILVDVFGQISKGAQRWLDLGIVRFQPSEIAKIAVPLMVARFMNRDVCPPTLRNTAIALVLIFVPTLLVAAQPDLGTSILVAASGLFVLFLAGMSWRLITVAIILVAAFIPILWFFLMHDYQQARVMMLLDPESDPLGAGYHIIQSKIAIGSGGLHGKGWLQGTQSQLEFLPERHTDFIFAVLAEELGLIGVLILLTLYILLIARGLYLATKAQNTFGRVMIGGLMLIFFVYVFVNIGMVSGILPVVGVPLPLMSYGGSALIVLMAGFGIVMSIHTHRKLLSKSL
- the rlpA gene encoding endolytic peptidoglycan transglycosylase RlpA; this encodes MRLQWVLIGISALLLSGCVVDKPNTNKPPAPLPNVPAQRVLGAEPRYEPYHPTANQDYRKNGVVYRIVTDPANFSERGEAVVYDSLAMSRLTTIGERVNPYEFAVAHPTLPIPSYAKITNLLNGRTMVVRINDRGPYVNGKQIQVTPAVSDSLRLMPTTPLLIEGIVVDQSGHMSGVGTHGAQIEKKTTALPERPNFNAQPATVTPAPLTTSTPVNNNMPVEPSTPAQVKAPTPVPAPVPTPVPAKTEAPKPVLSSNSIAQGFYVQVGALSNENNAQFWLNDLSSLFNTQGVINKTDGLYKVQLGPYSSKDQAETIKNKLKQVKDITGFIITQ
- the dacA gene encoding D-alanyl-D-alanine carboxypeptidase DacA; translated protein: MKQIPPAKLLRTSLLSATFALLTVSHQSIAEDSLKTMIPAVPSIEAESYILIDYNSGKVLAEMNADVRRDPASLTKMMTSYVIGQSIRAGKISNSDIVPIGEEAWATGNPVFRGSSLMFLKPGDQVTVAQLTRGINLQSGNDACVAMASYVAGSQDTFVTMMNDYVKRLGLQNTQFQTVHGLDAPGQYSSARDMALIGAALIRDVPDEYAIYKEKEYTYNNIRQTNRNGLLWDSSLNVDGIKTGHTASAGYNLVASATEGDMRLISAVMGGHSSKGRDAESKKLLTWGFRFFETVKPLQVGKEFAAEPIWYGETDKVQLGVDKDVYLTIPRGRLKDLKASYILDNVELHAPVTKNQVVGTINFQLDGQVIEQRPLVVMNEVKEGGFFSRIIDYIKLLFSHWFG
- the mrdA gene encoding peptidoglycan DD-transpeptidase MrdA gives rise to the protein MKRKKRTPFRDYTAESKLFIRRVIVAFSVIIILSGVLVFNLNHLQIARHDDYQTRSNDNRIKLVPIAPSRGIIYDRKGIPLALNRTIYQLEVVPEKVANLQETLESLRDVVDLTDEDIAAFEKERKRSRRFSSIALKTTLSQVQVARFAINQYRYPGLEIKGYQRRYYPYGSALTHVIGYVAKINDKDVERLDKEGLSPNYAATHDIGKLGIERYYESTLHGTTGYEEVEVNSRGRVIRQLHEQPPQAGKDIYLTIDLELQTYIETLLTTSRAAVVVTDPRNGEILALVSNPSYDPNLFVGGISNTEYQGLLNNPDRPLINRTTQGLYPPASTVKPFMSVAALSEGVITANTTIHDPGWWQLPGSEKRYRDWKRWGHGKLNVTKSIVESADTFFYQVAYDMGIDRISTWMSRFGYGEYTGIDLSEERNGIMPTREWKQQRYKKPWYQGDTIPVGIGQGYWTATPIQMAKALMTLINDGQVKTPHLLYGTKLGNEMLPYVDTETRQIGDINSGYWELAKHGMYGVANFPNGTGRRSFADAPYKAAAKSGTAQVFSYETYNASQLAEHLRDHKLMIAFAPYDKPTVAISIILENGGAGPSVGDITRQILDHILLGDNNTVLPASPPAPRGSEE